A window of Microcoleus sp. bin38.metabat.b11b12b14.051 genomic DNA:
TTCATAGCCCTGCCGGCAAACAACCCTACGAAACTCCCCGCGCTTTACAAACAGATCAAATACCGCTGGTTGTAGCAGATTATCGCCAGGCGGCAGAACGGGCAAAAATGAGTGGTTTTGACGGTGTAGAAATTCACGGGGCTAACGGCTATTTAATTGACACGTTCCTGCAATCGAAAACTAACCACCGCACAGATGCCTATGGTGGTGGAGTCGAAAATCGCTACCGTTTTCTTAAGGAAATTGTGGAGGCAATTCTGACAGTATTCCCGGCTGACAGAGTTGGAGTTAGGCTTTCTCCGAACGGTGTTTACAATGATATGGGTTCTCCAGATTATCGGGAAGATTTTCTGTATTTTGCGGGGCAGTTAAATGGCTACAATCTAGCTTACCTTCACTTGGTGGACGGTCTGGCTTTTGGCTTTCACCAATTGGGAACGCCGATGGTGATAGGAGAGTTTCGCGATGTGTTTGCCGGGCCGCTGATTGGCAATTGCGGGTACACTCAAGAACAAGCCGAAACGGCTTTGAGCAGCAAAGTTGCGGATTTAATTGCTTTTGGTCGCGATTTTATCAGCAATCCGGATTTGGTAGAGCGTTTTGCTGGCGGTTGGCCGCTCAACCCGCCTGCTGAAGTTGGTGTGTGGTATTCTTTTGGGGCTGAAGGTTATATTGATTTCCCTACTTATCAGGAATCGGTGGCTATTTCCTGATGGGGTTCGTAGCGCAGAGTTTGAAGGGGACTTGGATTGGGAAGGATCGATTTTTTTGAAGCTAGAAAAATCTGCCCGGTGGCGATCGCCAATCTAGAGAGTTGAGATCCAGAACATTTGGGCCTATCCTATTAACCTGAGGACATCTCAAAACATCCGAGCTGCTAGCTGGGGTGTTTTGAGTTAGCCAAAAAAATAATCAATCGCGATCGAAGTATTTTTAAGAAAATGGCACAAAATCACAAGTCAACAGTTATCATCACCGGCGCATCCTCCGGCGTCGGCTTGTACGGCGCCAAAGCCCTTGCAGACAAAGGATGGCACGTAGTCATGGCCTGTCGCGACGTGCGGAAAGCGGGAGACGCAGCCCAAGAGTTGGGGATACCTCAAATTAGTTTCTCGATTATGCAGATTGACTTAGGCGATTTGGAAAGCGTGCGCCGCTTTGCTCGCGAATTCAAGGCCAGCGGCAGGCCTCTGGATGCTTTGGTTTGCAATGCAGCAATTTATCTACCTTTGATTAAGGAACCGCTGCGGAGCCCGGAGGGTTACGAGTTGACGATGACTACAAATCACCTCGGTCATTTTCTGCTGTGCAATCTGATGATGGAAAATATGAAGCCTTCCTATTATCAAGATCCGAGAATGGTGATTTTGGGAACCGTGACTCACAATCCAGACGAGTTGGGCGGGAAGATTCCGCCGCGCCCGGATTTGGGCAAGTTTGAGGGCTTTGAAGCTGGTTTTAAAGACCCGATTTCGATGGCTGATGGCAAGAAGTTTGAACCTGTCAAGGCTTACAAAGATAGCAAAGTTTGCAACGTGCTGACGATGCGGGAATTGCACCGTCGCTTTCACGAATCCACGGGGATTACTTTCACTTCGCTGTACCCGGGATGCGTTGCAGATACGCCGCTTTTCCGCAATCACTATCCTTTATTTCAGAAGCTGTTCCCGCTGTTTCAGAAGAATATCACGGGCGGTTACGTGTCGCAGGAGTTGGCGGGCGAAAGGCTGGCGATGGTGGTTGCAGATCCGGAATACAAGCAATCTGGGGCTTATTGGAGTTGGGGAAACCGCCAGAAAAAAGAGGGTAAGTCTTTTGTGCAGAAGGTTTCTCCCCAAGCGCGCGATGATGAGAAAGGGGAGCGGATGTGGGAGTTAAGCGCTAAGTTGGTGGGTTTGGCTGATGCAGCTCCAATGGGGACTGCTAGTGCTGGCCGATCGGCATAATTGATGGTTTGTCCGCCAAAATTTCAGAAACCGGGTTTTTTACTTCGCCTGCGGGCTGTGACAAAGTAAATACGTCCAAAACCCGGTTTCTTGCTACGGGTGCGATCGCTCCTTCAGTATAAAAGCGTAGGTTTTGCGATCGCATCAACCGATTTTTTATACAGTTGGCGATCGAATTTATAGATATTTTTTCTGATCGGCATCCGATGGCTGCGTAAGTTTGGGGGGTTCCCGACTGTTGCCCAAATACCTAGATTTACCTATGATTTAGAGGACGAATTCTCGGCATGGCATGGACAGGCTAATCAGTACGTGCAAGATATACAGGTATAACCACATTGAGAGGTCGAATCAATGCCATCCCTAACCTACGTCAAAGGACTACCCACTCCAGAATCAGAACTGAATGCTTTAGGCTTCAGTCAGATGGAGATGTTTTTGACCGCCTTTGCCCCTATCTTTAGGCTGGCCGCGATTGAAACGGTTGATCAGTTATTGACTTGTACCGAATTCAATAAATCGAAATGGAACAGCCACATTCAAGTAACCTACTCCATCAACAAGCGTCACGCAAATGGCGTTATCGCCTACGCTAAAGGTAAGGTTGACGGCGCGAAGGAACATCGCTCATTGCATATCAAAACATTAACAGGTAAAGCAAAGTCGATTGAAATTTGGTTGAAGAAGGCAGAAAAAAAGTTAAAAGCAGCAAACAAGTTTTACTCCAAAAAGAATTGGCCCGGCAGCAGAGTAGGTGGTAATTTTCCTTTATCTTGTTCGCTCAAGTACAAGGAAACTAATTGGCAAAATTTACGCTTTCAAATTCACCATAAAAAGCGCAAGCTCTTCCTTTTTCAGAATAAACTAACCACGCTAAAGGCATTACCAATCAAAGTATTCGTACCTCGCGATCAAGTTTTCTTGGTAGGATCTCAAGACGAGACACTAGGGAATGGTATTGCTCAATGGAATGGTTCGACCTTAAAGATTAGAACCCCAAGGTGTCTTGAAGGGAGTTTTGGTAAAGGTGTTTCAGCCGAGATTGGTAATTTTGACCGCAATATTAACAGACTGCCACAGGACGGTGCAAAGACATGGCATCTATTCAAAAAGGATAATAAGTGGAAAGTCGCGGTATCTTTTACACCAAGCCCTGTCAAGTCTCAATCTCTTGATCGAGCTTATGGCTGCATTGGGATTGATCTGAATCCTGGCTCAATTGGTTGGGCTTATGTTGATACCGATGGCAACTTAAAAGCCTCATGTCAAATTGCCTTACAAATGGGTTTACCCAATGGTGCACAGCAAGCTCAAATTGTTAATGCTTGTCTTCAGTTGGTGACGTTAGCTCTACTCTATCAATGCCCTATTGTCTGTGAAGAATTAGACTTTTCGGACAAAAAGCAGCGCTTAGGTGAAACGAGTCATAAGTATGCCCGAATGCTTTCTTGTTGGGCGTATAACGAATTCTATAAACAACTAAGTGCTATTCTTGCCAACCGTGGTATTGAATTAATTACAGTCAATCCAGCTTTTACAAGTATTATTGGCTTGTTCAAATATCTCAAAATGTACGGACTCGCTAGCGATGAAGCGGCTGCTTTAGTGATTGCTCGTAGAGGAATGAGATTAGGTGAAAAACTCCCAGACTCCATAACCGCCTATGTCGAGGTGAACTCGAACAAGCACGTATGGGGTCAATGGGCCCAACTGAATAGAAAGACCAAGCAATCCGGTAAAATAGCTCGTAGACACGATTATTATACCGTTTCTAACTGGAGTTTTCTGGTCAACCCTGAGATTAGTCGAAGGGAAGCGTTCGCGCACTAGAAAAGATTTGCTTAAACTTACACCGCAGAAGTTTATACCTAAGTAAACCTAGGTTTTTAGAAACGGTATTAACCAAAAGGTCGATCGACTTTTTGGTTGCCCAACTTTTGCTGGCTGAGGCTGTTAGCTTTTCTTGGGGTTAAGATTGGTTTTTAATTGAAGGTACTTAATTTATGAACCTATGTTTACCCAATTATGCGAGATGAAATTATATCCTATGGCTTGTCAATCGCACAAACTATTTTTAATTGCGGGAATATTTGGGTTAGTTTGGTTGGGAAAGCCAGCTAAAACATCCGCGAGCACGGTTGAAATTTTGACTGCAAATGTTGAGGATTTGGCAGCAGCCAGGGGTGAAGCCGATCGCCCTTGGCGAAGCACCGACACCAATCTTGACACCCGCCAAGACTTGACAAACGTCGATCGGGAAACGCAGTTACCTGAGCCAACTCCCGACTTGCAGCCGGAAGTGGCAAATTCAGACAGCGGGGGATTGAGCACCAACACTCCAGAAACCGAGCTTTCTCAGTCGGAGCGAAAGCTAGAAACAAGTATGGATGCCGATCGAGATTCGCAACAAATCTCAAATCCGGTGACATCGGAATTAACTCCCAGCGCGATCGCTGTACCAGCAAGAGAGACGATCGCACTGCCACCGTTGAATTACGATCGCTCGATCGGCCAACTGCCCAACCCTGTTCAACCCAGAGAGCCGGAATTACCGCCGCCAACACTCCCGCAACCACCACCACAGCCTCCCCTCCAACCCAGCGTCCCAATACCAGTTCCCGGCGATGTGAG
This region includes:
- a CDS encoding alkene reductase, whose amino-acid sequence is MTTQTTSSLLLSPFKLGDLSLKNRVVMAPMTRARAGETRMPNALMAEYYAQRASAGLILTEATVISAQANGWLNTPGIYSDEQGEAWKQVVNAVHARETPIFMQLWHCGRASHSSFQENNQLPVAASAIKINGEGIHSPAGKQPYETPRALQTDQIPLVVADYRQAAERAKMSGFDGVEIHGANGYLIDTFLQSKTNHRTDAYGGGVENRYRFLKEIVEAILTVFPADRVGVRLSPNGVYNDMGSPDYREDFLYFAGQLNGYNLAYLHLVDGLAFGFHQLGTPMVIGEFRDVFAGPLIGNCGYTQEQAETALSSKVADLIAFGRDFISNPDLVERFAGGWPLNPPAEVGVWYSFGAEGYIDFPTYQESVAIS
- a CDS encoding protochlorophyllide reductase, which translates into the protein MAQNHKSTVIITGASSGVGLYGAKALADKGWHVVMACRDVRKAGDAAQELGIPQISFSIMQIDLGDLESVRRFAREFKASGRPLDALVCNAAIYLPLIKEPLRSPEGYELTMTTNHLGHFLLCNLMMENMKPSYYQDPRMVILGTVTHNPDELGGKIPPRPDLGKFEGFEAGFKDPISMADGKKFEPVKAYKDSKVCNVLTMRELHRRFHESTGITFTSLYPGCVADTPLFRNHYPLFQKLFPLFQKNITGGYVSQELAGERLAMVVADPEYKQSGAYWSWGNRQKKEGKSFVQKVSPQARDDEKGERMWELSAKLVGLADAAPMGTASAGRSA